Genomic DNA from Scomber scombrus chromosome 21, fScoSco1.1, whole genome shotgun sequence:
tgaataaatatacattaaatttaaaaagaaggagaaaaaaaacaataaaaaaaaaaaacaagttagtAATTTAATACTCAAAATGACATTAGCACCTGTAATCGGAGGGAGTGAAAGGCAAGGGTTTGGAAAATATTCTCTgtgttctgaaaaaaaaagaacagatagAGAGGCCTTCAAGAAGAAATCCGTCACCAAACGAGCGCAAAATACATAATAACAAGTCGGCAATGCTCCTCACAATACGATCAGAAGAATATGAATCATAAGAATAAAAATGGATAAATCATGGAATTAGCAAACCTCCTTAATTTTAAGatgtcagtgattttttttcttatgtttgtATAAAAGCATGCATGAAAGCAAGCAAGGGGCAGCCcaccaagcacacacacacgagtttGTGCGCGCacgtacacacatgcacagtcacacacacacacacacatacgcacacacacacacagtacagtagtGCAGTCTATCTGCAGGGCACAGGCATTATAAAAACGGGCCACGCACACAACACTGGCAAAGTTAATGGCTCTCACAATGCTTCAACTTCACAttctcaaaacacacatatcacaATACCAGAACGCTAAGGGGCAaagggatgggggggggggggtatcaaGAGGGGAGGTGAGAAGGAGTGTGGGGGGTCATGCATATTCAGTTGTTATTAGCAGGGGAAGGCTAGGGAAAatgggagggggagggggggttataAGCAACTCTACCATTTAAATATTGCATTGGGTAGCATAACtataccaaaaaaagaaaaaaaaagaaaaaagccaggcacaaacacacaaaaaacaacacacacaaaaaaaactagCTTGACTTTTATCTTGCAAGATGTCACATCTGCCTGACACATGATGGGGCTCTTCTAATATGAGAGATAATTGCAGCTCACTTACCATTGCTCTCTGCTTGCtgcttttccctttttctcttcttccttttccccTGTTGGTTAGCCgccaaaaaaatagaaagaaaaaaatagacacAGACAGGAACCTTAGTTATTATATTGCAGAATGCCCAAAACATGAAACAGAGAATAGGACTTATCTTtgtgtttacttatttattcattcattctgtctttttttctatctctgCCCTCCGGTTTGTATCAGCCACTGCAGGCCAAACCAGAATatactccctcctctctgcttttttaaagtttttttctgctcttttcttcttttctgtaatcttttgtcttattttcctctgctctgtgaACATCTAGACATCTTGATGGGCTTCTCGTCTGGAAGACGGATTTCTCTAAGGCTGTTCACTGAAGACTCCACTGGCAAGCTTGATCCAAAAACTGGACAAAATTACGTATCTTACGTATCAGAACAAAGTGTCTAGGGCATATAAACAACGTCATATTCAGGCTTTGTTACAAGTGTTCCTCCAGATGGAGCATGGAATTAAAAGATGGGCTTAGGTCGAGGCAATTTGTCCAGTTTCTGATATACATATCAAAAGAACATTACAGAAAGAGAGTAATCCCTCAGGCTAGgtaaggaaaaaaagcaaaaggaagCACTCGTCCTGGTCAAGTGACCTACTGAGAGGGGGAAGGAAACAGGCCGTTACGACTTGTAAACTTAAAAACTTACATAGTTGTCTCGTGCTGACCAGCCTGGGTACAGCTGCATGTGGAGCTGTCGTTCTTTCCTGGCCAGCTCGTAGTACTTGGCCTGCTCCTCCCTCGATAGGGCGTGCCACTGTAaaaggagacagaaacagaaattaaGAATTTCAACATAGTACTGTACTTGCATTCATCTATCATCCATGTCAGGTAATCAGCAGGGTTCTGAGCACCAGAATTAACAACCGCTGTGATAGGCCCTTTGACCTCCCTGATTCAACTGTTAGGACTTACCCTCCGACCCAGAATCTGGTTGATGGCAGCACTTTCCTTCAGTGTGCACTCAGCCACCACTTTGGCCCGCATCTCCTTCATGTACAGCATGAAGGCATTCAGAGGCTTCTTTATGTGGacctgtttctttttctcctcctcctttttagCGTCTGACTGTTTCCTGTGGTGGGTTAGAGGGCAGGAAGGTGAGCACGGTCAAACTACGGTCACTTCTAAGTAATTTGAGGCCGATCAATTTGTTTATGGCAGAGGCAGACTACTCACGAGCTGTTGAGTGAGCTGATGTCACTGTGGGAGGATTCCTGCTTGACGTTGGGTGTGACGATGGCTGGGTGTGGGATGCCCGTGGTGTGCAAACTGTGATGAGGGGGCACCATGTGTGGGGGGAACCTAGAGGACAGAAGACTGTGTAAATCGTCAGAATGGACAAGGGTGAAATGAGGAGATGATGCACATGTAAACACAAGACTGTACAGCTGAGGCTCAATTCCATTCCTGTTTCAGTGTCTTCATATAAGAAATGGAATTGGCCCAAAAGACATAaatgcagaaacaaaaacaaacacataaaaaatggCTGATTCCTGAATTGTTTTTCACAACCAATTAGAATATTTTTAACTCAAAATGAGTGCTAGGTCAAATGTGACACCATTTAATTTGAAGACAGGATCCAGCCGGTACAGATTTACACTTCACACAAAAGTAGTACAGCAAATTATGACAAACTACCAGTCAGATGTGGTTTGAAACATCTATATTGTGTGGCAATAGAAAAGGATAAATCTCTTGAATGCTAGTTTTAAACAACCCAAAAAGCCTATAGACTGAACACTCCTCTTAATTCTATCACAACTTAATTGAGATTAACTGACTCTTTATCAAGAGTATCCTGACCAATATAGGAAATATTTCCAGTTATAGTTTCAGTGAATGCGTTGGCTTGACAGCTCTGAACATTTCCACTCACAGTTATGGAGAGACTGTGTACATTCTAATCATTTGATCCATAGCTTTTATCTTAGCAGAGACCGATTAACCCCTCCCACGCATTAGGTTTTCAATGAGGAACTTTATGTCTGCCTTAACAATAATCTGCTATAGAAGCTGGAGAAATAGCTTTTTAGTCAAAACTAAATCTCCTGTCTTTCAAATGTTGATGGCAAATGCCAATCGCATGGCTCAGGCTCATTGTAATATTTGAGGAAACTGCATTTGTAGCAATTCCACTGATATGAAAATGCCAGGTTTTGGATGGGTGAAGCCTCAACCATTATCTCTTATCAAGGACTATTGCgaaatagattaaaatgttCTATCAAAGCCTAGTATCACTTCAGGTATTGGCTCTCTGTTTGCCTCCTCCAATCCTTTTCTGCCAATTCAGCACAGTCAGCAGCACTGACATTTTTATCTTCCTCCCTCTACGCTCCTATCATCATCTCATCATCTCCAACAGTTCCGCATATCGAGGCCAGAAACCCTTATTTATGAAATCATTTCACTGGCCAGAGCAGCCATAAGACACTGCAATACTGTATGTACCCCTGTATGTATAACACTAATTATTTGTGTGAGATTATTTGATCGTGCGCACGTctatctgcatgtgtgtgtttacagtgcaACGCCTCGGCTCCACGTGACCACACACAAATttaagagaagagaggaggatgaaggagaagaggaaaaaaaggaataattcttcttttttcccctctatttcttcttttctttctttttttttttaaagcagctcaTTATCCGACTGTGTCTGGCTGCATGGCTCCGAGCCAGAATATAATGATGAGGATAAACTCGCCAGGAACAACTAGTTTCTGTTGGAGGCCATCTCAGGGGAGTGCCAGTGCGCTCCCCCTCAaactctttccctctttttctcccttccccTCTTCTCCCTTCATCACTGACACATTGGTGTTTGTGCCATGTCATCCGTTGATGGGGAGCTCGGCAGCAGTGGCTGCATATCGCCCATCATTAGAGCTGCTGCATTTTCTCCGCtcactgtttcctctctccctgTTCACCCTCCcgccttctctctctgtgcactTGTTAAAATGTCCTCTGTTCCAAgatctatatttttttctcttcttcttcttcttcttcctcctctctactcctcccTGTCCCCTCGCCACCTCCACGCTCCTtcgcttcctctctctcccctcccttcctcctgctgCCACTGCATGGCCCAGGTTATGGTTTAAACATGACGGCCATCCCTTTGAAGCGTGggggcatcatcatcatcatccggGCTCATCAGCAGCAAGCAGCGCCTTGGACCAATTTAAccaacacagagagggagacgcAGCGGAGAcccccacccatccacccaccccAACCCTGGGGCTCCTACGTCTCAATCTGAAAGGTAAGAATGGCTGGCGGTGTTGgggtgagggggagggggagggggggtcacTGGCGCAGCAAGCCCAATGTCAGCCAGTGCCATTTAATTGCCAAAGTGAAGCAGTAGCCCCCGTCCCTGTTTAATGTATAATGATCTGGCCAGTGCGCTTCTGCTGTTCccaagaaaaagagagggagcaggAAGATGGGGGAACATATCAAAGGGCAGGCTTAAGCATAAGGGGCAAAGGGGCCTTCACATCCTCCCACCtgtcacacatacattcacacaataTTAAGACCTGCACTGGCTCCAACCCCATTATCAAAATAATGTCTGTCATTTGTTCCGCTGACTGTTTCTACTCTCCTtggctctttttctctctctgtcctaaaaagaatgtattttttaacaggACCTAGGTGTAAGGTGTTCATCGCAGGAGTACGAGGTAGCAGATTCATTCCCTGCATCCTAATTCAGTTCGAGCCACGGCACAGGGGACTGATACTGAAGCAGCGCTCTCCTGCAAAGACCTGGCTGCCGACAAGAGTACAAGGCCGTGATGTCTTTTCTATCCGTTTTCCTCCAGTCAGCGCGCTCCGTGCAAATCGTTTGAGCTATCACAACAGTCTCGTCCATTCTTTGAACAAAAACCTACTGGCTGAAGGCAACGTATGAAAGGATTCTGCCATTTTGCTGACACAATTAGACAAATTGTTTCGAGATTTTGTcaacaaacagattttttttttctctacccTCAGTCAGAATTTAGGGGGGGTTTTTTCCACGTGAGAGGAGGGAgttgggggatttttttttttctttttcgggAGATGTGTTAAACCCTCCCATTCTCCAGAGAGCACCCAGAGCCCTCCATCTATTCAGTTATACTAATTCAATTAGGGGCCTCATCACAGGGCATTAGCTCTTCCCCATGGCCAGTCCCCCCCCCCTACACCCCAGCCAGCAGATTCAATTAGCTGCAGTGGAAATAAGATGATCACAATGTAGAGGCTGTCATTAAGGGACCAAATTAGCAGTCACTTAAAGCCCAGGTTGGCTGGGTACTGCTGCCAGATGCCGATGTCTGGACAGACCCACCGTCTGACCCTTTGCACCTGAGACTTGCTTGGGATGAGCTGGGAGGGGCGAATCTGACTCTAATCCAGCTTCCATTCtccaagacaaaaacaaagatggtatatttgtttggtttgtaaCAGGACGGAGCACAGCTGCAAAAATCGGAAGTGTCTGAGGTTAGTGTTCCCATATTCTCAGGGCTAcgctttaaaaaaagtcattccCCCTCGCAactcctccctccctgcatCTACATGATCCATCAATGTCACAGAAGTCTAAACACAACCCCCACAGGAGCTGCTTTTCCAATCAGGCTGTAATTAAACTAAAGCTTGGCCTCGTCCCTAGACTCCAAACCAGGCCCGTCTTAAGTCCCCTGCTGCAAGGGCGTgtagaggagggaggagagagtaggaagttgtttgttttttgtgttgttgctttttttttgctactCCAGGCCCACACAAATCACAGGCTTTTAGTCAtctaaaattaattattttctctttccacACAATATAGAGGACATGTGTCCCTCAAGGGAACAATAAAGTTTAACACcaactgacaaacacacacacatgtatacaagATGGCAACAAATAGACATACCCCCCATGGGTGCACTAATGTCCACGAGCAGCACTTGAGCTGGACCCTAATGGGCTGGACCAAAGCACTAGCCAAGTGTCAGACCCCGGCTTATATCATCTAGTCCCTTTcaaagtgttgtgtttgtttatctgtctgtctgttcaaaCTCACAGCAAGGACATGCCCTGGCTCGTTTCAGATCTGCCTGACATGCAGCGGGGGTAAATGTTCTTCAGGGGCCTCAttagaaaatgataaatataattaatatttgaGCATGCTCGCTGGAGCACCACACTGGAGAATTGGCCTTTTGAACACAGAGATGGGGGGAGTATGAGCTCTCCTTAAGGGAGAAGTTGCTGCTCACCGTCTCTGCATGtgattgtgcatgtgtgtgtgttgcttgtgCATTGCCCTCACagccaacaaacacacaactgtgTGTATAAGTCAGTGACTAagaaagggtgtgtgtgtgtgtgtgtgtgtgtgtgtgtgtgtgtgtgtgcgtgtgtgtgtttagctcCTAGGGCTCAACTCACCTTGACATGGATGCGTTGACAGTGAGCGCAGTTGGGTAGGGGTGTCTGAAACCCCCTGTTGTGATTGGATAAACAGGTTGACCTTGCCtgggaagagagaagaaaagaagaaaggcgAAAAGGTAAAGGAACAGGGTTGATGGAAGAGAAGGTAAcgccctctgtctctctcctctccccaccGTGGGCCTCTTTATTCTCATTTGATCAGGACAAAAATCTAGGGGATTGCAGAGCGCAGatcaaaggaaagaaaaccCTGAACAATTTGAATGCCACAAATCTTGATAGCAATGGCTAATTAAATTTCATAACCCTTCGCTCGGTGTCGACAGAGTGGGGCCCTGTTCCTCCCCAAGCTGGAACTAGGTGTTTTGTTGTGATAATTAAAGACGAAGCGCGGGTCTCTTTAATGGAGCCATCACGCTAATTGAGGTCTACACATCCAAAGACAAACAATAATGAATGTAAATTTATACCAAAATAAAGTGCAGCAAATCAAAGGGCGCCATGGCTGCGCTCGGGGCCTCTCTCGGTATTTAGATCGCGGtgagaaaacattaaattaacagAGCTTAATTTGTAGCCTTTTGTCATATTAACAAGTGTTGACAAGAGTTACCAGGGGAAAACCCCCATGTGGAATTGTGGGTAAAATACGGGCAATCACGGTTCATTACTCTAACTGGACCATACAGAGACATGCAAAATAGTATTTGCCACAAAGTAGCAAGTTGAGATTGGTGAGGGCCTGAGAAAGTTGCATTGGGCTTCTGCGGTCCAGGAATTATTGTGCTACGGAAATGAGGAAAGTTAAGAAATCAGCTTCAAGTTTCTGCGAGGCCTCGAATGCAGACAGAAAAGCCACTCTGGGGACCagcaggagacagagacagcttTTATAATTGACTTTGAGCATAAAAAGCACAACACCCTGCTGCTACATTGTGCAGGTATGTAAGGTAATGTCTGTTTAATATAGTTTACAATTTTCTCTTTAATAATTCGGCTGGATATATGATTTATGCATAAGTGTTACTAGCCTTTTCACACAACTCAGAACACAATATAAGGACAAACTTGAATAGGTATAAAGAGTAATAAAAAAGGATTTTGCTTACTGTGGTACTAACCATCCTAGCGGATGGGGGATCTGGCCGACAGCGCCAGGTGACAGTGGGTAATAAGGAGATATATCTGGAGGATGTGGAGGCCTTGGAATTCCTGTGGAATAAAGAGGATGACatgagcagagaggaggtggaCAGACAAAgatgatgacagagagagaatcaCATCTTTGTCAGTGCTGAATTCATTCTTTGTTGAGAGTTTCACATCTGAACAGGGCAGACATCACAGGAGTGCagatgggaggaagaggaggaggaagagggctTGTTGCTCGCATGTACACAGCGCTAAAATCACACTTCCTGATCAAAGGCCTTTGAGGCGGCGGCTGCGGCACAATGTGTTGGAAGAGGCAGAGGGGAGAgaggtgaggggaaaaaaacaaaacaccaacaCGATTCTTGTCACATTTGTCTACTGATTCAGGAGattaatgatataaaatgacTGAGGTTTAGAAgttaacaaaacacaacaatgtaATTAAAGCCTTCCCGGTGATCAGAGAGCTGCTTATACAGGGCTACAGGTTGAGTCTGCATCCTGATTTACACTGACATATTGGGTAGGCTTTATTTGAAAGGGTGTGCATAAGACTGATACTGACACTGTCATAACCACAATATGACAGCTGTCATATTTATGAAtgtctgttgctgttgttattaAGTGTAATTCGGTCAATTATGTAATTTGAATGCAAATTTGTCATCCAATGTCAAACCCAAACACATGACATtctattttaatgttaatacatGAAGCTTGATAATAAGCCGGCTATGGCTTGTCTGACAGGTTATGTTGTCTTTGGTTAATGTTAAGTTGTCATAATAAAGACATTCTAATCAATGTCAACTTTGcataaaaaatgagaaaaaactgactgaatgacacttaatgacaacagtcataaacacacataaagagtCCTTCACGTTCATTACAGGTGTCATGGTAATGACGTTATCATGTCAGTCTTACGCATGAGGATACCACACTACATATAGTTTATGAGCTGAAAGTCAGCACCTATTAACTGTAAATACTTCTGCTTGTGACTCAGATTAATGAGTGACTATCTCAAAAGCTATACATTCAATGTTACTGTGTAATACCATAAGTTTTGACACCGTTAATAACAATGTGAAACTAGACAGGTGGCATACGTATTGGCTCACTGGTCTGCATTCGTCCAACTGATCCTAAGATTTAACATAGAAATGGCTgcgatttttttgtttgtcatcCCCCACAGAGGAACGCTGACAAAGATGTCCAATTTGAGGACAGCTCTCGTTGAGGACATTGCCAAGCAATCACAGCGTCCGCGGTGTCGCCTTTACTTTCTGTGGCAGCTGACAGGCGGAGAAACTGCATCGACAAGCTGCCCTGAATGAATGCTTTGAAAAGGTCTCGTACACAGCCTGGTGTAAAAATAACTTTCTCTCTCATGACAAACTTGAAATGGGGAACACTAGACGTGTAAAAGCACAGCAGCAGGAGAGTGTGTGCGTTCAGTAGACCAGGAACTGGGGTTGGTgagggggtggggaggggggacTTTCATTTTGGCTGATGCGCATTTCTTCCACACAGCTGGCTCGTCTGTGCAGCTGTTGTTGCGGATATTTTGGCCTGTGCCAACATGGCCGAAGTAGAGCCAGATCAGTCTTCATAGATCAGAACTTGGCTGGGTCTTGGTTGTTACACCCAAAGTCTGCAGCTGATCCAGGTTTATCCAGGAACTGAGTCTTGAGATGAATTCTGTTTCTGACCTCTGCTCTCAAGCAGTTTATCAGTCTATGCAGAAAACTTTACCTATCTTGAAACACTGTTACGACAAAGGCAACTTCTATTAAAAAGCCTCACGAACATTatcccatcaccacccagtgcTCAAGACCTAATATagctcattaattaattaaacactgagCCCAATTAAGCAGCCCCATTAAGCACTACATTAAACAGCAGCTGGCACATTATTTCCCCTTTGTAAGGACCATCATAATAAGGGAACATTATTACCTAAAACATTGACTGAATCCGCCAGAGACCACTGAAAAGCATGAAATTAGTCACTGCGCTCAAAATGCATTAACCTGAAAGGACAAGCTGAATGACAGTTAACAAAATGAAGTGCTGGGTCAAGATGATAACggaaatgaataaaattgcCTAAAAATGTATGCTAAATGGTTGTGGGAGAGGGATGTGTGGGCAGAATCTGACTGCTAAATGTGGATGCTCCGAATCTTCAGGATCAACAGGCTGTACAGACATAATCAGAGCTCTGAGAGGCACAGAGGTGATCGTCAAAAAATGTGCAGAGGCATCCCAAACTGCACGCCACATCTTCCGTATTGAGGATTTTCACGCGCTTAAGTCGGAGACGTTATTCCAAACAGCAACCATCAGATCTTGACTCgagcctgtctgtgtgtgtgtttactgctcTCTGGTATTTAGACGTGAAGACCTCCAACTACAGTGcctgacttgtttttttgttttttttgtcttggcAAGTGGCGCTGCGGTCATGAGAAGTCGTGGTTGTTTGCCAAATTCCGTGTTTTGCACGAGGTTTATGAGCCACTGTTCAGGTTCTAGTTCCTGATAGAGTAAGGCCACTTTTCACCGAGGCCAAACCACGCTAAAGAGCACGATAGCTGAAATCAATCAGTAACAGACGAGAGCAGCAGTTGTCAACGAGAAGCAATTGAGAGGACTACGACTCTGTCCCACAATAACAATCATGATCCTGTAAACAGATTTAGTAATGCTTCGAAATTCATTAAATGGGGTTATTTATGGaaaaactcaactgtttctttACATAATATATGGGTGGCATCAATATTAAAGAATATGAGGATGGTGCCAATATTGTCCATGATGTTTGAGTGATGTTCTCGACATTTTTTACAAGAATATgtctacagacagacagacgccATCAAGACAAACACAAGCTCCTGTATGTGAGCACCATGGCGTCAAGgcataataaaacaatcacgCACCCATCAGTGCAAACAGACTGTCCAAGAGCTGAAGTTCCTTATCTAAGGAGAGCTGCTCCTGTTGTTATCTCATCTACAGAGTCTTCTTTTCTAGGCCGAAGTTCATCCTGGCATCTTCCAAAATGCTCACTATCCTCTGATGTTGGACATCAGTGTTATTTTATCACATGCTTGTTGTAGaaaaactacagtaaaataGGGCTTTACCTGTTTTGGGATCCACGTCTGTCTGTAGGTGAGGTGGGGGGTTCCCCGGTGTGAAGTGCTCATTGCTGTAGGTGATCAGAGGTGTGAGAGGGTGCACATGGTGAGGGTGCTGTACCACTGGAACCTTATTAgactgagaaaaagaaagatacagagagagacagatggacagaaataGAGATAAAGAGTgtggaagagaagaaaaaaaaaagaggccagGGTGTTAATATTTGGGTTAGGGGTAAAAGATTGCAGGCGCCTGCCACAGAATTACAACTTGGTCTGAAAGCTCTCAAAAGAAGAGCTATCAAATTCTGGGTACTCTCGAGGTGCCAAACCACCAAGCCACAGTGAAAATAGTGTGGtttgtaattaaaaacacttctgcGGTGTCACCCTGGAATTCAGTAACACAATCTAAGAGGCTTGGGGGGTTGCCAGTTCACATTTGGGTCTGATGTATGATGAGGTACTTTAAACCACGGTTGCAGTGAAGTAATCGATCATCTGTAAACCAGGAAATCAAGGCAACGCGTGTAAATCCACAGTCATTAGCAGCTCCAGTCAGcgctctcctctgctccgcttAGCTCTCGAGCCTCCTCCTAGTCTCCCTTCTCCCTCGCTCCCCTTCCCTCATCTATTCCCCCAGGGCCCAGTTCATGGAGGGTTTGGGTGTATTGTAATAAAAGGGTTaggagagaggaggtggggCTGAAAATCCATTTCTGCATTTTTGCCAAATTAGTTTTAGCTATGTAATCTTGTCGTTGTGCTCCTAAGTGGCGCAGGCCCCTTTTTTTCAATTACCCAAAGATTACAGTGGAGCTTTAAGGGTGTGCTGCCGTGGGCCCTTGTGTTAACTGGAGCTCAGCCCCTCTCATCAGGCCAGGCTGGGACagacactaatacacacacagtccccGGCCACAAGATAACCAGATTAGAGCTCTGCTCTAGATTAGGCTGGTGGCAGAGGCTGCTCTCGCCTCTTTACCCACACATCCTTATCCTGCCCTCAGCAGTCAAAGAAGCAGCACTAATCAGGCTTATCATAACATGGATGATATGTTCAGGGGGAGAGGAGTGAGACACCaagctgcttgtgtgtgtgtgtgtgtgtgtgtctgtgtgtgtgtgtgtgtgtgtgtgtgtgtgtgtgtgtgtgtgtgtgtgtgtgtgtgtgtgtgtgtgtgtgtgtgtgtgtgtgttaaatctGCTCTCTCATAGGCCACACACCCTCATTAGTGACTTTAAcccatgcaaaaaaaaaagggggggggaaCTGTGGCAGATTTCCAACAGactttgaaaaacattaatGGGACTAGATGTTGGCAGGGGGGAATACATGCATAAGATGCTCAGTTGCCTGACGCTCATTGACAATACAAATGCAAAAGCTATGGGCCCAGGGCGAGACAAATGTGAGCACAGATTAATGCTGCAAACTAATCATCAGCAAGGGCTGTTTGAGGCTAAAGTTAATATTGGGCCTGTGTGAGAGACGAACAGTCCATTCAGAGGCCCTGTGCTAAATTTTCACTGGGTAGTTAAAGCTGTCTATCTGTATGGTCCGTTCAAAATCCTGACCATCTAGACCTCTATTCTATAGTGGCGCTGGTGGTGGGGGAGttgggaggagggagggagggggggcgtATTCCGTATTGCCATGGTCCCAATGAAAGATTAATGAACCCCAGCAGAACTCCAGGGAGGCAGAGAGACTCCTGGGACTCATTCACAGCCCTGAGCTGAAAAGGCtggggagaagagagagaggggttgggggtgtgtgtgtgtatatatatgtgtttgtgtgtcgaGGGTGGAGGGGGCGGTAGGTGGAATGGGATTcgttaaaaaagaaacacaaaccgAGGCCCTCCTTGTTGCGTTATGGGCTCGCTGATCTGATCTGCACATCTCGATTGGAGGGATGAAAaagaaaggattaaaaaaagaaatggtagAAAAACAATCAGGATGGGGTTATGACAGCTGCCAAATGCAGCTGATGAGTCTGCAGCTGAATTCTTAGAGatgccctctctctcccttctctttttcttgtcCCCCCCTATCTCTCACCTCCTAACCTCCTCCTTCacgactccctgctcctcccTCGGGTAATGATGTGAAAGAATGTTGTCAATTCTTCATCTCTCCATGCTGAAAAGCTTTAGTGGCCATTTAAATGAGTTCTTTTGTCCAGGGGCCCCGGCCATTGAGAAGACAGTTCAAAATGCCCATCCACTGAGTCCACATTTAGACAGAGGGTGTTAGAGAGGGTGTGTATGGGgctgagggagaggaggaggaggagagagctaGAAGCCAGTTGATTTACATCATAGTCATTTGTGGTCTGAGAgtgtgctctttttttcctgaaaaccCCAGAGTGAGGCAAATAGCAACAGGCTGGACTGCTGCTGTAACAGTCGACTCTTAATCCAACATAAGGAGTAATTAGATATGAAGGCAGGAAATAAACTCCTGATAAGATGATGCATATGTTGCTTTCCAAAGAAATGCAGCTGTCATTTGCAAACAAAGATCTTTCCCTTGAGTTTCTCTCTGCTGACATTGGAGAAAACTTGAGAAACCATTGTACAGTGTTGATCACCTGATGCATATATGTCTATGGTCGGTCAGCTGATGTAGATTTCCTGTGACCTGATGTTTTCAATCACCTCACCCGCTCACTACCATGTGACCATCtaacacacgcgcacacagtAACATCCACTCTGTCTCCCACTGACGTCAAGGCAAGCACCCGGTGGTCTCTGCGGAAAAGGAGGCCCAGCATCTGCCCTGTGGCCACCATGGGACAATATG
This window encodes:
- the tcf7l2 gene encoding transcription factor 7-like 2 isoform X17, which gives rise to MPQLNGGGGDDLGANDEMISFKDEGEQEEKISENSSAERDLADVKSSLVNESETNQNSSSDSEAERRPPPRSETFRDKTRESLEEAAKRQDGGLFKSPPYPGYPFIMIPDLTSPYLPNGSLSPTARTYLQMKWPLLDVQPGGLQSRQALKDARSPSPAHIVSNKVPVVQHPHHVHPLTPLITYSNEHFTPGNPPPHLQTDVDPKTGIPRPPHPPDISPYYPLSPGAVGQIPHPLGWLVPQQGQPVYPITTGGFRHPYPTALTVNASMSSLLSSRFPPHMVPPHHSLHTTGIPHPAIVTPNVKQESSHSDISSLNSSKQSDAKKEEEKKKQVHIKKPLNAFMLYMKEMRAKVVAECTLKESAAINQILGRRWHALSREEQAKYYELARKERQLHMQLYPGWSARDNYGKRKKRKREKQQAESNGEKKSAFATSKVKAAVPVLPLRTEAY
- the tcf7l2 gene encoding transcription factor 7-like 2 isoform X15, with protein sequence MPQLNGGGGDDLGANDEMISFKDEGEQEEKISENSSAERDLADVKSSLVNESETNQNSSSDSEAERRPPPRSETFRDKTRESLEEAAKRQDGGLFKSPPYPGYPFIMIPDLTSPYLPNGSLSPTARTYLQMKWPLLDVQPGGLQSRQALKDARSPSPAHIVGPFCWEFPGQSDLSLHQFHLSNKVPVVQHPHHVHPLTPLITYSNEHFTPGNPPPHLQTDVDPKTGIPRPPHPPDISPYYPLSPGAVGQIPHPLGWLVPQQGQPVYPITTGGFRHPYPTALTVNASMSSLLSSRFPPHMVPPHHSLHTTGIPHPAIVTPNVKQESSHSDISSLNSSKQSDAKKEEEKKKQVHIKKPLNAFMLYMKEMRAKVVAECTLKESAAINQILGRRWHALSREEQAKYYELARKERQLHMQLYPGWSARDNYGKRKKRKREKQQAESNGEKKSAFATSKVKAAVPVLPLRTEAY
- the tcf7l2 gene encoding transcription factor 7-like 2 isoform X14, with amino-acid sequence MPQLNGGGGDDLGANDEMISFKDEGEQEEKISENSSAERDLADVKSSLVNESETNQNSSSDSEAERRPPPRSETFRDKTRESLEEAAKRQDGGLFKSPPYPGYPFIMIPDLTSPYLPNGSLSPTARTYLQMKWPLLDVQPGGLQSRQALKDARSPSPAHIVGPFCWEFPGQSDLSLHQFHLSNKVPVVQHPHHVHPLTPLITYSNEHFTPGNPPPHLQTDVDPKTGIPRPPHPPDISPYYPLSPGAVGQIPHPLGWLVPQQGQPVYPITTGGFRHPYPTALTVNASMSSLLSSRFPPHMVPPHHSLHTTGIPHPAIVTPNVKQESSHSDISSLNSSKQSDAKKEEEKKKQVHIKKPLNAFMLYMKEMRAKVVAECTLKESAAINQILGRRWHALSREEQAKYYELARKERQLHMQLYPGWSARDNYAANQQGKRKKRKREKQQAESNGEKKSAFATSKVKAAVPVLPLRTEAY
- the tcf7l2 gene encoding transcription factor 7-like 2 isoform X18; the encoded protein is MPQLNGGGGDDLGANDEMISFKDEGEQEEKISENSSAERDLADVKSSLVNESETNQNSSSDSEAERRPPPRSETFRDKTRESLEEAAKRQDGGLFKSPPYPGYPFIMIPDLTSPYLPNGSLSPTARTYLQMKWPLLDVQPGGLQSRQALKDARSPSPAHIVSNKVPVVQHPHHVHPLTPLITYSNEHFTPGNPPPHLQTDVDPKTGIPRPPHPPDISPYYPLSPGAVGQIPHPLGWLVPQQGQPVYPITTGGFRHPYPTALTVNASMSRFPPHMVPPHHSLHTTGIPHPAIVTPNVKQESSHSDISSLNSSKQSDAKKEEEKKKQVHIKKPLNAFMLYMKEMRAKVVAECTLKESAAINQILGRRWHALSREEQAKYYELARKERQLHMQLYPGWSARDNYGKRKKRKREKQQAESNGEKKSAFATSKVKAAVPVLPLRTEAY